One window of Jatrophihabitans sp. genomic DNA carries:
- the thiO gene encoding glycine oxidase ThiO → MAAHRGDALLVGGGAIGLAAAYRLAERGVTVRVVDASSGRNASWAAAGMLAPVSEAAFGEDELTRLNLAAVPAFGRLATELQERTGQPVGLRTEGTLAVAFNADDRAALDRLTEFRRGLGLGAERLSGAAARALEPYLATGVRGGVLTADDLSVDNRRYLTVLRSAAEAAGVRFVTAEVSGLLWGSAGDRVNGVRTSAGAELRAGVVVLCGGAATGSLLQVPVQPVKGQILRLAVPERLRSAGPVLTRTVRGIVRGSEIYLVPRSDGEVVVGATSEQQGHDTGVTAGGVYELLRNAYELLPISSEFGFVEARAGSRPGTPDNGPILGQVCDGLVLATGHYRNGILLSALTAEAVAALVDGEPVAPVWRPFPPDRFAGYRPPQRPTATEPATEPATADPVPAGLTNWEPACRSR, encoded by the coding sequence ATGGCGGCGCACCGTGGCGATGCACTCCTGGTCGGCGGCGGCGCGATCGGACTGGCCGCGGCTTATCGATTGGCTGAGCGCGGTGTCACGGTGCGGGTGGTCGATGCCAGCAGCGGCCGCAACGCCAGTTGGGCAGCCGCCGGCATGCTGGCGCCGGTCAGCGAGGCGGCCTTCGGCGAGGACGAGCTGACGCGGCTCAACCTGGCCGCGGTGCCGGCGTTCGGCCGACTGGCCACCGAGCTGCAGGAGCGCACCGGGCAGCCCGTGGGGTTGCGGACCGAGGGCACCCTGGCGGTGGCTTTCAACGCCGATGACCGGGCGGCGTTGGACCGGTTGACCGAGTTCCGGCGCGGGCTGGGCCTGGGCGCCGAGCGGCTGAGCGGCGCCGCGGCCCGCGCGCTGGAGCCCTACCTGGCCACCGGCGTCCGGGGCGGCGTGCTGACCGCCGATGACCTCTCGGTCGACAACCGCCGCTACCTGACGGTGCTGCGCAGCGCCGCCGAGGCCGCCGGGGTCCGCTTCGTCACCGCCGAGGTCAGCGGCCTGCTGTGGGGCTCCGCCGGCGACCGGGTCAACGGAGTCCGGACGTCCGCCGGCGCCGAGCTGCGCGCTGGCGTCGTGGTGCTCTGCGGCGGGGCCGCGACCGGCTCGCTGCTGCAGGTGCCGGTGCAGCCGGTGAAGGGCCAGATCCTGCGGCTGGCGGTGCCCGAGCGGCTGCGCTCGGCCGGACCGGTGCTGACCCGCACCGTGCGCGGGATCGTGCGCGGCAGCGAGATCTACCTGGTCCCCCGCTCCGACGGAGAGGTGGTGGTCGGCGCCACCTCCGAGCAGCAGGGCCACGACACCGGCGTGACCGCGGGAGGCGTCTACGAGCTGCTGCGCAACGCCTACGAGCTGCTGCCGATCAGCTCGGAGTTCGGCTTCGTCGAGGCCCGGGCGGGATCGCGTCCGGGCACCCCGGACAACGGCCCGATCCTCGGCCAGGTCTGTGACGGACTGGTGCTGGCGACCGGGCACTACCGCAACGGCATCCTGCTGTCGGCGCTGACGGCCGAGGCGGTGGCCGCTCTGGTCGACGGCGAGCCGGTCGCACCGGTGTGGCGCCCGTTTCCCCCCGACCGGTTCGCCGGCTACCGGCCCCCGCAGCGGCCCACAGCCACCGAACCGGCTACCGAGCCCGCCACGGCTGACCCGGTCCCGGCCGGCCTGACGAACTGGGAGCCCGCATGCAGATCACGGTGA
- a CDS encoding mycothione reductase, giving the protein MADFDLAIIGTGSGNSLVTPDFDDKKVAIVEAGTFGGTCLNVGCIPTKMYVYAADVAASVKHAHRFGVDARLEGVRWRDIRDRVFGRIDPIAAGGQAYRVSEPNTTVFSGYAEFTGPKSLRVSTGEQFSAEQIVIAAGGRPMVPDVVAQSGVPYHTSDTIMRLDELPERLVILGGGYIGAEFAHVFSALGAQVSLVARSTRLLRHLDSEISDRFTQLAATRWDLRLGVETSKLSGDQHGVRLDFTDGSYAEGDVLLVATGRVPNTDRLGLAAAGVQTLYDGRVRVDCYGRTNVEGVWALGDVSSDFQLKHVANHEARAIAHNLAHPHDLRKFDHRFVPAAVFTDPQIASVGLTEDQARAANLDYVTAIQAFGDTAYGWAMEDQTGICKLIADPGTGLLLGAHLMGYQASNLIQPLIQAMSFGQPVPELVRGQYWIHPALMEVVENALLKLGLNEP; this is encoded by the coding sequence GTGGCCGACTTTGACCTGGCAATCATCGGAACAGGCTCCGGTAACTCGCTGGTGACCCCGGACTTCGACGACAAGAAGGTGGCGATCGTCGAGGCGGGGACCTTCGGCGGCACCTGCCTGAACGTGGGCTGCATTCCCACCAAGATGTACGTCTACGCCGCCGACGTGGCGGCCTCGGTCAAGCACGCCCACCGGTTCGGAGTCGACGCCCGGCTCGAAGGCGTCCGGTGGCGCGACATCCGTGACCGGGTGTTCGGCCGGATCGACCCGATCGCGGCCGGCGGCCAGGCCTATCGCGTCAGTGAGCCGAACACCACCGTGTTCTCCGGCTACGCCGAGTTCACCGGACCCAAGTCGCTACGGGTCAGCACCGGCGAGCAGTTCAGCGCAGAGCAGATCGTGATCGCCGCGGGCGGCCGGCCGATGGTGCCCGATGTGGTGGCCCAGTCCGGGGTCCCGTACCACACCTCTGACACCATCATGCGCCTGGACGAGCTGCCCGAGCGGCTGGTGATCCTGGGTGGCGGCTACATCGGAGCGGAGTTCGCCCACGTCTTCTCGGCCCTGGGCGCGCAGGTCAGCCTGGTGGCCCGTAGCACCCGGTTGCTGCGCCACCTGGACTCCGAGATCTCCGACCGGTTCACCCAGCTGGCGGCCACCCGGTGGGACCTGCGCCTGGGCGTGGAGACCAGCAAGCTCAGCGGCGACCAGCACGGCGTCCGGCTCGACTTCACCGACGGCTCGTACGCCGAGGGCGACGTCCTGCTGGTGGCCACCGGGCGGGTGCCCAACACCGACCGGCTGGGCCTGGCGGCCGCGGGTGTCCAGACCCTGTACGACGGCCGGGTGAGGGTGGACTGCTACGGCCGGACGAACGTCGAAGGGGTGTGGGCGCTCGGGGACGTCTCCTCGGACTTCCAGCTCAAGCACGTGGCCAATCACGAGGCCAGGGCGATCGCGCACAACCTGGCCCATCCGCACGACCTGCGCAAGTTCGACCACCGGTTCGTGCCGGCGGCTGTCTTCACCGACCCGCAGATCGCCAGCGTCGGCCTGACCGAGGACCAGGCGCGGGCCGCCAACCTCGACTACGTCACCGCGATCCAGGCCTTCGGCGACACCGCCTACGGCTGGGCGATGGAGGATCAGACCGGCATCTGCAAGCTGATCGCCGACCCCGGCACCGGCCTGCTGCTCGGAGCGCACCTGATGGGTTACCAGGCCTCCAACCTGATCCAGCCGCTGATCCAGGCGATGTCCTTCGGCCAGCCGGTGCCAGAGCTGGTCCGTGGCCAGTACTGGATACATCCGGCACTGATGGAGGTCGTGGAGAACGCGCTGCTGAAGCTGGGCCTGAACGAGCCGTGA
- the thiE gene encoding thiamine phosphate synthase, translating into MTKPSLAAMATARLYLCTDSRRERGDLADFLDAVLANGVDIVQLREKNLEAADELAALEVMADACRRHARLLAVNDRADLAVAAGADVLHLGQRDLAPATARRIVGPDVLIGLSSHSVEQARAAAAVSEVDYFCLGPIWATPTKPGRPHTGLAPVATLAAEEVARPWFGIGGIDESNLDLVLEAGARRVVVVRVLTEAADPAAVAARLAGRLTAAG; encoded by the coding sequence ATGACCAAGCCCTCGCTGGCCGCTATGGCAACAGCCCGGTTGTACCTGTGCACCGACTCCCGGCGCGAACGCGGCGACCTGGCCGACTTCCTCGACGCGGTGCTGGCGAACGGGGTCGACATCGTCCAGCTGCGCGAGAAGAACCTCGAAGCGGCCGACGAGCTCGCGGCGCTGGAGGTGATGGCCGACGCGTGCCGCAGGCATGCCAGGCTGCTGGCGGTCAACGACCGCGCCGACCTGGCGGTCGCGGCCGGCGCGGACGTGTTGCACCTGGGTCAGCGCGACCTGGCGCCGGCCACCGCCCGCCGGATCGTGGGCCCGGACGTGCTGATCGGCCTGAGCAGCCACAGCGTCGAGCAGGCCAGGGCCGCGGCGGCGGTGTCGGAGGTGGACTACTTCTGCCTGGGACCCATCTGGGCGACCCCGACCAAGCCGGGACGCCCGCACACCGGCCTGGCGCCGGTGGCCACGCTGGCGGCTGAGGAGGTGGCCCGACCCTGGTTCGGCATCGGCGGCATCGACGAGTCCAACCTCGACCTGGTGCTCGAGGCCGGCGCCCGCCGGGTCGTGGTGGTTCGGGTGCTGACCGAGGCCGCCGACCCGGCAGCGGTGGCAGCCCGGCTGGCCGGGCGGCTCACGGCGGCAGGCTGA
- the thiS gene encoding sulfur carrier protein ThiS — MQITVNGQQREAADELSLAELVGQISDRDTGIAVALNSEVVPRGSWPATAVRPGDRIDVVTAVQGG, encoded by the coding sequence ATGCAGATCACGGTGAACGGCCAGCAGCGCGAAGCAGCCGACGAGCTGAGCCTGGCCGAGCTGGTGGGCCAGATCAGCGACCGCGACACCGGCATCGCCGTCGCGCTCAACAGCGAGGTGGTGCCGCGCGGCAGCTGGCCCGCGACCGCCGTCCGGCCAGGCGACCGGATAGACGTGGTGACAGCGGTGCAGGGCGGCTGA
- a CDS encoding EamA family transporter: MRPPGRTDAIPPQALILIGIASVQFGAAFADTLFAKAGPAGVVLMRLAFASAVLLALTRPRLRGRTRRDLLAAVGFGLVLACMNWSFYESLDRLPLGPAATVEFIGPLGVAIAGSRKMLDLLWVALAGGGVALLAFGGSHQSLDLVGLLLAALAGAFWAAYILLSQRVGSGFAGLDGLAIALTLATLVMLPAGVADGGSALLRPDVLLGGLGVAVLSSLIPYSLELIALRRLSAAGFGLLMSLEPAFAALAGMLVLSQRPQLRTVAAIVMVVVASAGTTLEANRSATGRAGRSRGPEATGEAGDSEPDAGAAPLDGPPGEASGGPALSGPAPTSQPPPLG; the protein is encoded by the coding sequence GTGCGACCACCGGGGCGGACCGACGCCATTCCGCCGCAGGCCCTGATCCTGATCGGCATCGCCTCGGTGCAGTTCGGCGCCGCCTTCGCCGACACCCTGTTCGCCAAGGCCGGTCCGGCCGGCGTGGTGCTGATGCGGCTGGCGTTCGCCTCGGCGGTCCTGCTGGCGTTGACCCGGCCCCGGCTGCGTGGCCGGACCCGCCGCGACCTGCTGGCGGCAGTGGGCTTCGGGCTGGTGCTGGCCTGCATGAACTGGAGCTTCTACGAGTCGCTGGACCGGCTGCCGCTCGGACCGGCGGCGACGGTCGAGTTCATCGGGCCGCTCGGGGTGGCCATCGCCGGTTCCCGCAAAATGCTCGACCTGCTCTGGGTGGCGCTGGCCGGCGGCGGTGTGGCGCTGCTGGCCTTCGGCGGCTCGCACCAGAGCCTGGACCTCGTCGGGCTGCTGCTGGCCGCCCTGGCCGGCGCCTTCTGGGCTGCCTACATCCTGCTGTCCCAACGGGTCGGCTCAGGCTTCGCCGGGCTGGACGGCCTGGCGATCGCCCTGACCCTGGCGACGCTGGTGATGCTCCCGGCCGGAGTCGCCGACGGCGGCTCGGCGCTGCTGCGCCCGGACGTGCTGCTGGGGGGCCTAGGGGTGGCGGTGCTGTCCTCTCTGATCCCGTACTCACTGGAGCTGATAGCCCTGCGCCGGTTGTCAGCGGCCGGCTTCGGACTGCTGATGAGCCTGGAGCCGGCTTTCGCCGCGCTGGCCGGCATGCTGGTGCTCAGCCAGCGGCCGCAGCTTCGAACCGTTGCCGCGATCGTCATGGTGGTGGTGGCCAGCGCGGGCACCACCCTGGAGGCTAACCGCTCGGCCACCGGCAGAGCCGGCCGGTCGCGCGGGCCCGAGGCGACCGGCGAAGCTGGCGACAGTGAGCCCGACGCCGGCGCGGCTCCCCTCGACGGACCGCCCGGCGAGGCCTCCGGCGGGCCGGCCTTGAGTGGGCCTGCTCCGACCAGCCAGCCGCCCCCGCTCGGCTAG
- a CDS encoding thiazole synthase — translation MTGGPSAGDALDELVIAGQRFSSRLIVGTGGAPSLDGLADILRAAGTELTTVAMRRVEASSSGSVLDVLRAAQVRVLPNTAGCRTAAEAVLTAKLAREALQTEWVKVEVVADERTLLPDGPELLAACEQLVDDGFVVLPYTNDDPVLARRLEALGCAAVMPGGSPIGSGLGIGNPHNIALIVEQAGVPVVLDAGVGSAADAVQAMELGCDAVLVASAVTRAAEPLRMAHAMRLAVQAGRHSRLAGRIPRRWWAEASSPYDGMLDAPKLT, via the coding sequence GTGACCGGGGGGCCGTCGGCTGGGGACGCCCTCGACGAACTAGTCATCGCCGGTCAACGGTTCTCCTCACGGCTGATCGTGGGTACCGGTGGCGCGCCGAGCCTGGACGGCCTTGCCGACATCCTGCGGGCCGCGGGCACCGAGCTGACCACGGTGGCGATGCGCCGGGTCGAGGCGAGCTCGTCCGGATCGGTGCTGGACGTGCTGCGAGCGGCTCAAGTGCGGGTGCTGCCCAACACGGCCGGCTGCCGCACGGCTGCCGAAGCGGTGCTCACCGCCAAACTGGCCCGCGAGGCGCTGCAGACCGAGTGGGTGAAGGTCGAGGTGGTGGCCGACGAGCGCACTCTGCTGCCCGACGGTCCCGAGCTGCTGGCCGCCTGCGAGCAGTTGGTGGACGACGGGTTCGTGGTGCTGCCCTACACCAACGACGACCCGGTGCTGGCCCGGCGGCTGGAGGCCCTGGGCTGCGCGGCGGTGATGCCCGGTGGCTCTCCGATCGGCTCAGGCCTGGGCATCGGCAACCCGCACAACATCGCCCTGATCGTCGAGCAGGCCGGGGTTCCGGTGGTGCTCGACGCCGGCGTCGGCAGCGCGGCCGACGCCGTCCAGGCGATGGAACTGGGCTGCGACGCGGTGCTGGTCGCCTCGGCGGTCACCCGCGCCGCCGAGCCGCTGCGCATGGCCCATGCCATGAGGCTGGCGGTGCAAGCCGGCCGGCACTCACGGCTGGCCGGCCGGATCCCGCGCCGCTGGTGGGCCGAGGCGTCCTCGCCCTATGACGGCATGCTCGACGCCCCCAAGCTCACGTAG
- the thiD gene encoding bifunctional hydroxymethylpyrimidine kinase/phosphomethylpyrimidine kinase, with product MQPRDSSAVRVLTIASSDSGGGAGIQADLKAFARCGVHGMSVIVALTAQNTVGVSAIHQCPPDFIRAQLEAVFSDLPPAAVKTGMLFSEPIITTVAAALAGRSQPVVLDPVMIASSGARLLEPAAVRALVGSLFPLATVVTPNLMEAQALTGLDTEDRRVLTESLVALGARAALVTGGHGSRPVDHLLADGQHLEIPVSRHDRAATHGAGCTHSAALAACLGRGDPLPVAARRAALLAGLAVERGLTGLGAGDGPVDALDIASFSPPELD from the coding sequence GTGCAGCCACGCGATTCCAGCGCCGTTCGTGTCCTGACCATCGCCTCCTCGGACTCAGGCGGCGGCGCCGGCATCCAGGCCGATCTGAAGGCCTTCGCGCGCTGCGGGGTGCACGGCATGTCGGTGATCGTGGCGCTGACCGCGCAGAACACGGTCGGAGTGAGCGCGATCCACCAGTGCCCGCCCGACTTCATCCGTGCCCAGCTGGAGGCAGTCTTCTCAGATCTGCCGCCGGCCGCGGTGAAGACCGGCATGCTGTTCTCCGAGCCGATCATCACCACGGTCGCCGCGGCGCTGGCCGGGCGCTCCCAGCCGGTGGTGCTCGATCCGGTGATGATCGCCTCGTCCGGTGCCCGGCTGCTGGAGCCGGCCGCCGTCCGGGCTCTGGTGGGGTCGTTGTTTCCGCTGGCCACCGTGGTGACGCCCAACCTGATGGAGGCCCAGGCCCTGACCGGGCTGGACACCGAGGACCGGCGGGTGCTGACCGAGTCCCTGGTGGCTCTGGGCGCCCGGGCCGCCCTGGTCACCGGTGGGCACGGCAGCCGGCCGGTCGACCACCTGCTGGCCGACGGCCAGCACCTTGAGATTCCGGTCAGCCGGCATGACCGGGCGGCCACCCACGGCGCCGGTTGCACGCATTCGGCCGCGCTGGCCGCCTGCCTCGGCCGCGGCGATCCGTTGCCGGTGGCCGCCCGCCGGGCCGCGCTGCTGGCTGGACTGGCCGTCGAGCGCGGGCTGACCGGCCTGGGCGCGGGCGACGGCCCGGTGGACGCCTTGGACATCGCCTCGTTCAGCCCGCCCGAGCTCGACTGA
- a CDS encoding 4'-phosphopantetheinyl transferase superfamily protein, whose protein sequence is MIERLLPSWVRAVDTTSDASEDLLWPAERAVLQQAVAKRRVEFTTVRVCARAALAELGVPPAPILPGARGAPSWPAGIVGSMTHCAGYRGAAVASDKLAASIGIDAEPHGPLPEGVLEAIALPQEHSWLAELAASAPQVHWDRLLFSMKESVYKAWFPLTGKWLDFSGACITVEPAAGSFTAVLQVPGPVLNGRELTTFTGRFSTSDTLVLTAITVPADAG, encoded by the coding sequence GTGATCGAGCGCCTGCTGCCCTCGTGGGTGCGGGCTGTGGACACCACTTCCGACGCCTCTGAGGACTTGCTCTGGCCTGCCGAGCGGGCTGTTCTCCAGCAGGCGGTCGCCAAGCGGCGGGTCGAGTTCACCACCGTCCGCGTCTGCGCCCGGGCCGCGCTCGCCGAGCTGGGGGTGCCCCCGGCGCCGATCCTGCCCGGCGCCCGCGGGGCTCCCAGCTGGCCGGCGGGCATCGTCGGCAGCATGACGCACTGCGCCGGCTACCGGGGCGCGGCGGTCGCCTCAGACAAGCTCGCCGCGAGCATCGGCATCGACGCCGAGCCGCACGGGCCGCTGCCCGAAGGCGTGCTGGAGGCGATCGCCCTGCCGCAGGAGCACAGCTGGCTTGCCGAACTGGCGGCCAGCGCCCCGCAGGTGCACTGGGACCGGTTGCTGTTCAGCATGAAGGAGTCGGTGTACAAGGCGTGGTTTCCGCTCACCGGCAAATGGTTGGACTTCTCCGGGGCCTGCATCACCGTCGAGCCGGCGGCCGGTTCCTTCACCGCCGTGCTCCAGGTGCCCGGACCGGTGCTGAACGGGCGCGAGCTGACCACCTTCACCGGTCGGTTCAGCACGTCTGACACCTTGGTGCTGACCGCTATCACAGTGCCTGCCGACGCCGGCTGA
- a CDS encoding PAS domain S-box protein, which produces MTRSQGSGSDPADDGAKARVPRPGAPTTTVAVVGANLSGIVTLWSGGAAAMFGWSEDEALGRPIADLAEWGLSRKDVTEFLFMGTSGLWVHEHEVTTRAGVRMRLKTTASLVSGAEGMDEILASTTRIQLPEGRMRLAMTERPFRALLERGSDLVVICDRNLVISYAGPSLWQMFGCLPREVIGHSGWDYVHPEDLSTVRRDWEGAVRGAGEYRRLELRIRNGEGAWRWVEVRISNLVADVSIGAMVLNVRDITEQHETAEALASSEQLLQTIVDASVEGVCILDPEGAVVLANYQIAEMLAVNHGRLLAGYVWDFFDEETSEMLRQRLRQRALGARELYEFSFRRLDGQRRWLRVAGAPWYDQTGRYMGAVGMLTDITDQKRREELTGYGFGASAIPGRVADSPAYLAARFTERTAQLTSLNDLTPASQSGRPIPGLERLSRREIEVVRMLLLGDRVPVIARQLFISQSTVRNHLSSVFRKLGVSSQQELIVLLRERDPGERDS; this is translated from the coding sequence ATGACCCGCTCTCAGGGCTCTGGATCAGACCCCGCCGATGACGGCGCGAAGGCAAGGGTTCCCCGGCCGGGCGCCCCCACCACGACGGTCGCGGTCGTGGGAGCCAACCTCTCGGGCATCGTGACCCTGTGGTCGGGCGGGGCGGCTGCGATGTTCGGCTGGAGCGAGGACGAGGCCCTCGGGCGTCCGATCGCGGACCTGGCGGAGTGGGGGTTGTCGCGCAAGGACGTCACCGAGTTCCTCTTCATGGGCACCAGCGGCCTGTGGGTGCACGAGCACGAGGTGACCACCAGGGCCGGCGTCCGGATGCGGCTGAAGACGACGGCCTCGCTGGTCAGCGGCGCCGAGGGCATGGACGAGATCCTGGCGTCCACGACCCGGATCCAGCTGCCCGAAGGCCGGATGCGGCTGGCGATGACCGAACGGCCGTTCCGGGCGCTGCTCGAGCGGGGCAGCGACCTGGTCGTCATCTGCGACCGCAACCTCGTCATCAGCTATGCCGGGCCGTCGCTGTGGCAGATGTTCGGGTGCCTGCCGCGCGAGGTGATCGGCCACTCCGGCTGGGACTACGTCCACCCCGAGGACCTGTCCACGGTGCGCCGTGACTGGGAGGGCGCGGTCAGGGGCGCGGGGGAGTACCGCCGGCTGGAGCTGCGGATTCGCAACGGCGAAGGCGCGTGGCGCTGGGTCGAGGTGCGGATCAGCAACCTGGTCGCCGATGTGTCGATCGGCGCGATGGTCCTCAACGTGCGCGACATCACCGAGCAGCATGAGACGGCTGAGGCGTTGGCCTCCAGCGAGCAGCTGCTGCAAACGATCGTGGACGCTTCGGTCGAGGGCGTCTGCATCCTCGATCCCGAAGGCGCCGTCGTGCTGGCGAATTACCAGATCGCCGAGATGTTGGCGGTCAACCACGGTCGCTTGCTGGCCGGTTACGTCTGGGACTTCTTCGATGAGGAGACCTCGGAGATGCTGCGGCAGCGACTGCGTCAGCGGGCTCTGGGCGCGCGCGAGCTGTATGAGTTCAGCTTCCGCAGGCTGGACGGGCAGCGCCGCTGGCTACGGGTCGCGGGCGCGCCCTGGTATGACCAGACCGGCCGTTACATGGGAGCGGTCGGCATGCTCACCGACATCACCGACCAGAAGCGGCGGGAGGAGCTCACCGGTTACGGCTTCGGCGCGTCGGCGATCCCCGGCCGGGTGGCCGACAGCCCGGCCTACCTCGCGGCCAGGTTCACCGAGCGCACGGCCCAGCTGACGTCGCTGAACGATCTGACGCCTGCCAGCCAGTCCGGCCGGCCGATTCCCGGCCTGGAGCGGCTCTCGCGACGGGAGATCGAGGTGGTGCGGATGCTGCTGCTCGGTGACCGGGTCCCGGTGATCGCCCGGCAGCTGTTCATCAGCCAGAGCACCGTCCGCAACCACCTGTCCTCGGTGTTCCGCAAGCTCGGGGTCAGCTCCCAGCAGGAGCTCATCGTGCTGCTGCGCGAGCGCGATCCGGGTGAGCGCGACAGCTAG
- a CDS encoding ROK family protein, whose product MSRPTTRRGPGDIPVLEVGGARVTAGWVRPDGWQVSGLTRAPLPAQGSAEQLIEALARAGAGLGAEPGAAWGIAMPGPFDYVRGVAHYAGTGRLQALAGVDVRSALYQALPHQPGSLCFSNDASAFLVGEWLIGSARGATRCVGVTLGAGVGSAFLDRGNVIDVGPSVPPQAELRLLSHAGRPLEDWVSRRAIRAAFAQAGGAPTLGVRQIAELARTGDPAAVTAFDGAFRALGEVLGPWLQRFGAELLVLGGSISRSWDLIERPLRAGLSRCSDWRFSIETAGDPELSPLVGAAYPAVCPTS is encoded by the coding sequence GTGAGCCGGCCGACGACCCGCCGGGGACCGGGTGACATCCCGGTCCTGGAGGTGGGCGGCGCCCGCGTCACGGCGGGCTGGGTGCGGCCGGACGGTTGGCAGGTCAGCGGGCTCACCCGCGCCCCGCTGCCGGCTCAGGGCAGCGCCGAGCAGTTGATCGAGGCCCTGGCACGGGCCGGGGCCGGCCTGGGAGCTGAGCCGGGCGCGGCCTGGGGCATCGCGATGCCGGGACCGTTCGACTACGTCCGAGGCGTGGCGCACTACGCCGGGACGGGCAGGTTGCAGGCACTGGCCGGCGTGGACGTCCGCTCGGCGCTCTACCAGGCGCTGCCGCACCAGCCCGGTTCGCTGTGCTTCAGCAATGACGCCAGCGCGTTCCTGGTCGGCGAGTGGCTGATCGGCTCTGCCCGGGGCGCCACCCGGTGCGTGGGGGTCACCCTCGGCGCCGGTGTCGGTTCGGCCTTCCTGGACAGGGGAAATGTCATCGACGTCGGCCCGTCGGTGCCGCCGCAGGCCGAGCTGCGGCTACTCAGCCACGCCGGCCGGCCGCTGGAGGACTGGGTGTCGCGGCGTGCCATCCGGGCCGCGTTCGCGCAGGCCGGCGGCGCGCCGACCCTGGGGGTCAGGCAGATCGCCGAGCTGGCCCGCACCGGTGACCCCGCGGCGGTCACGGCCTTCGACGGCGCGTTCCGGGCGCTGGGCGAGGTGCTCGGGCCATGGCTTCAGCGATTCGGCGCTGAGCTGCTCGTGCTCGGCGGCTCGATCAGCCGGTCTTGGGACCTCATCGAGCGGCCGTTGCGCGCCGGGCTTTCTCGTTGCTCGGACTGGCGGTTCTCGATCGAGACGGCCGGCGACCCCGAGCTCTCGCCGCTGGTGGGCGCGGCCTACCCAGCGGTCTGTCCGACGTCCTGA
- a CDS encoding cytosine permease encodes MAVDTRSEPPPAAPHAEAPTTLNEAAPRTLSLFDQLGFWGNLGVSLLGFSGAIAILAPYGVQPLSFSAAVTATVVGSVLGGLILGGSLVLGARTGAPAMVLLRGLLGAKASFLPTALNIAQCLGWAVFELVTISIGLQALTHGDLPRWLCLVLAGAVTTALTIRPLGWIRTLRKYVSVLVVFALVVLVIGLLREPTPELAGSWQGFWLAVDSAMALTISWVPLGADYSRHSRSARSAFAGGFLGYGLTQIACLVIGLIALAQVAQDGERIFDLFIGLPLGVLAFAILVIRECDQSFANVYSTAISLQNLRPSLDRRVLTVTVGVLITTLALTIDIDDYANFLYLIGGVFIPMSGALIAAWIRSRGHGWDTSSDAPARPGMLLAWLIGFLCYQLINPGSIAYWSDFWTSAGTRLHTLGHSWLSASIASFAVAVLLALPFAGSRAGSAGRPAAPEQAGGLR; translated from the coding sequence ATGGCTGTCGACACCCGTTCCGAACCACCGCCCGCAGCGCCGCACGCCGAGGCGCCGACCACCCTCAACGAGGCCGCCCCCCGCACCCTGAGCCTGTTCGACCAGCTGGGATTCTGGGGCAACCTCGGAGTGAGCCTGCTCGGTTTCAGCGGCGCCATCGCGATCCTGGCCCCCTACGGCGTGCAGCCGCTCAGCTTCTCCGCGGCGGTCACCGCCACCGTCGTCGGCTCGGTGCTGGGCGGGCTGATCCTGGGCGGCTCGCTGGTGCTGGGCGCACGGACCGGCGCGCCGGCCATGGTGCTGCTGCGCGGCCTGCTCGGCGCCAAGGCATCCTTCCTGCCGACGGCCCTCAACATCGCGCAATGCCTGGGCTGGGCCGTCTTCGAGTTGGTCACCATCTCGATCGGCCTGCAGGCGCTGACGCACGGCGACCTGCCCCGGTGGTTGTGCCTGGTGCTGGCCGGCGCGGTCACCACCGCCCTGACGATCCGCCCGCTGGGCTGGATCCGGACGTTGCGCAAGTACGTCTCGGTGCTGGTGGTGTTCGCGCTGGTGGTCCTGGTGATCGGCCTGCTGCGCGAGCCGACGCCGGAGCTGGCCGGTTCCTGGCAGGGCTTCTGGTTGGCCGTGGACTCGGCGATGGCGCTGACCATCTCATGGGTGCCGCTGGGCGCGGACTACTCCCGGCACTCACGCTCGGCCCGCTCGGCCTTCGCCGGCGGCTTCCTCGGTTACGGGCTCACTCAGATCGCCTGCCTGGTGATCGGGCTGATCGCGCTGGCGCAGGTGGCCCAGGACGGCGAGCGGATCTTCGACCTGTTCATCGGGCTGCCGTTGGGCGTCCTGGCGTTCGCCATCCTGGTGATCCGGGAGTGCGACCAGAGCTTCGCCAACGTCTACTCCACCGCGATCTCGCTGCAGAACCTGCGGCCCTCACTCGACCGCCGGGTGCTCACCGTGACCGTCGGCGTGCTGATCACCACCCTGGCCCTGACCATCGACATCGACGACTACGCCAACTTCCTGTACCTGATCGGCGGGGTGTTCATCCCGATGTCCGGCGCCCTGATCGCGGCCTGGATCCGCAGCCGCGGCCACGGCTGGGACACCTCCTCCGACGCCCCGGCGCGGCCCGGGATGCTGCTGGCCTGGCTGATCGGCTTCCTCTGCTACCAGCTGATCAATCCCGGCTCGATCGCCTACTGGTCGGATTTCTGGACGTCGGCAGGCACCCGGCTGCACACCCTCGGGCACTCCTGGCTGTCGGCCTCGATCGCCTCGTTCGCGGTGGCCGTGCTGCTGGCGCTGCCCTTCGCCGGTTCGCGGGCCGGCAGCGCAGGCCGGCCGGCGGCGCCCGAGCAGGCCGGGGGCCTGCGGTGA